Genomic DNA from Deltaproteobacteria bacterium:
CGCTTTGGCATTCGCCGCATCGAAGGTGTAAGCCATGCTCACGCCTTCGATGGGCTTCTGCGCGATGCCGTTGACCGTCGCCGGCGCCTGGATGGTTGTGGCTTCAAGGATTGTCGGCACGATATCGATCATGTGGTGGAACTGCGTGCGGACACCGCCGGCGTCCTTGATGTGGCCGGGCCACGAGACGACCATGCCCTGCCGGGTCCCGCCGAAATGCGACGCGATTTGCTTGGTCCACTTGAACGGTGTGTCGAACGCCCACGTCCAGCCCACCGCCATGTGCGGGTAGGTCTTGTCCGAACCCCAGTTTTCATAGTGCAACATTTGCACCGCCTCCGGCAGGGTCAGAATCCCGTTGTAGGCTGTCATCTGGTTAAACGTGCCCTCCAGAGTGCCCTCGGCGCTCGTGCCGTTGTCGCCGCTGATGTAGATGATCAGCGTGTTGTCGAGTTTGCCCATGTCCTCGACCGCCTGTATCACGCGGCCAATCTCATGGTCGGTATAGGCTGCGTAGGCGGCGAATACCTCCGCTTGGTGCGCGTAGAGTTTCTTTTGGAGAAATGAAAGCGAGTCCCATCGCGGGAGCTTCGCGCCGCCATACTCGGCCTGACCGTCCGGCCACGCCGTGAGCTGGGTGCCTTCCGGAATCACGCCCAGCCGTTTCTGATTGGCGAAGATCTGCTCGCGCAACTTTTCCCAGCCCATGTCGAACTTGCCCTTGAACTTCGCGATCCATTCCTTGGTCGGCTGGTGCGGCGAGTGGGTGCCGCCGGGCACGTAATAGACAAAGAACGGTTGCTCGGGTGCGGCTGCATTCAGACTGCTCATGTACTTGATGGCTTCGTCAGCCATGTCGGTGATGAGGTTGTAATCCTTCTTGCCGACCCACGGGGTGATCGGCGTGGTGTTCTGGTAAAGGTAGGGCGTCCACTGGTCGGTCTCGCCGCCCATGAACCCGTAGAAATACTGGAAGCCCATGCCGACCGGCCATTGGTCGAACGGCCCGGCCGCGCTGTACAGATAGGTGGGCGTATTGTGGTTCTTGCCGAACCACGAGGTCGCGTAGCCGTTTTCCTTCAGGATCTCACCGATGGTGGCACTGTCAGGTCCGATGACGGAGTCGTAGCCTGGAAAGCCGGTGGACATCTCGCCGATGACCCCGTAGCCGACCGAGTGATGGTTGCGCCCGGTGATCAACGCCGCCCGCGTCGGCGAGCAGAGTGCGGTGGAGTGAAACTGCGTGTAGCGCAATCCCGCCTTGGCGATGCGATCCATCGCGGGGGTCGGGATGATGCCGCCGAACGTACCCGTGACGCCGTAGCCCTGGTCGTCGGTCATGATGAGCAACACGTTGGGCGCGCCTTTGGCCGGCACGATGCGCGGCGGCCACCACGGTGTGGAATCCTTGGCGCTCTCCTTGATCACCCCGCCGAACCTCATCGGTGGCGGCGGGAGTTGCTTCCCATCGATCGTAGTTGTGGTGCTCGGCGCACCAGGAACGCCGGTGATTTGCTGGGCTCTCGCCGAACCAACGGCAAGAACCATCAGAACCAAAACCAAGAACGCCACTGCGCGGGTCTTCAAGATGCCCGCGACCACATCGCTAGTTGAAACCTCGTCCTTCATCTTAACCTCCCACCGCGTGATGTCGGTAGAGTCACACGTCGCTCGGCGACTCGTAACACGATGGATTCTTCAAGTCATCCTCGGAAATCTCCGCCTCTAGGGCGCGCAAGGCTTGCGCTGCGGCGCGGAAGTGCGCTTGTATAGCGCCGTGTTCAATCGTCCGTTTGCCGACACGTCGCTGCTCGCGTGCCCGCAGTGCGATCTCCTGCAGCGGCTACCGCATCTCGCACCCGGCGCGTCGGCGCGCTGCCCGCGCTGCGACGAGGAATTGTGGCGCCCGCGGGAAGACTCGCTCAACCGCACACTCGCGCTCAGCGTCGCGGCGGTCGCACTCTTCGCGCTCGCGAACTCCACGCCGATGCTGGGCCTGAACGCCGTCGGCCGCGCCGCCTCCACCACCGTGTTCGGCGGTGCGGCGCAGCTCTGGCAAGACGGGCAGGAGGTTGTGGCCGCGCTCGTCCTCTTCAGTGCCGTGATCGCGCCGGCGTTGCAGATCGGCTTCATGCTGGCGATCGTGCTCGGCGCTCATCGTGCGCGCCCGTCGCGTTGGGTCGGCACATTGCTGCGCTATCATCCGACTGCCCGCACCTGGAGCATGATCGAAGTAATGATGCTGGGCGTGCTGGTCGCGCTCATCAAGATCGCGGAGTTGGCGACGGTGATCCCCGGCATCGCGCTGTTCGCTCTCGGTGCGCTGGTCTTCGTGCTCGCGGCGATGCAAGCGAACTTCGATCCGCACGAAGTGTGGCACCGAATCGAATGGGCCGACACCAACGCGCGGCACACGGAGTGGTAACGGCATGGCCGCGGTGATGTCATGAGCGCAACCGTCTCGACCGCGATGCAACACGGCCTGCAGAGCTGCGAACGCTGCGCCCTGTTGTCGCGCCCCGCCGCCGGCGAGCACGACGGGCGCTGCCCACGCTGCGGCGAGGAACTCACCTTCCGTAAACACGAGAGCTTACAACGCACGTGGGCTTTCGTGATCGGCGCGGCCATCTGCTACATCCCGGCCAACATCCTCCCGGTGCTGACGACGACGACCGCGGCGGGGTCGGACTCCGACACCATCTTGCAAGGCGTCATCCTGCTGTGGTCGCCGACCGGGTGGCCGCTCTCGCTCATCGTGTTGGTCGCCAGCATCATGATCCCGAGCGCGAAGATCATCGCGCTGGTGTACTTGCTCGTCACCGTGCAGCGCGGCTCGACTGCGAACAACGGGCAGCGGGTGCGCATGTACCGGGTGGTCGAGTTCATCGGGCGCTGGTCGATGGTCGATGTGTTCGTCGATGCCTTCACCGCCGCGCTGGTGCAACTGCAGCCGCTCATGTCGGTGGCGCCGGCGCCCGGCTTGTTCTTCTTCGCCGCCGTGGTAGTGCTGACGATGCTCGCGGTCGAGTCTTTCGACCCACGTTTGATCTGGGATTCCCTAGACGCGAAAGAGGTTCGGCATGTCTGACAGCGATGCCCCGCTCCCGCACGTTCCCGAGTCGAGAGCCTTGAGCAAGAAACGCACGCGCCTGTCGCTGGTCTGGTTCATCCCGATCGTAGCGGCGATCGCCGGAGCCTGGGTCGCGGTGGTACGCATCCTCGGCGAGGGACCGAAGGTGGAGATCGTCTTCAAGTCGGCGGAAGGACTCGAAGCCGGCAAGACGAAGATTCAGTACAACGGCGTCGACGTCGGCGTGGTCACTACCGTTCGGCTCTCGGATGACCACTCGCAGGTGATCACCACTGCGCAGATGGCGCCGAAGACCGAAGGCTTTCTGGTCGATGACACGCGCTTCTGGGTGGTGCGGCCGCGCATCTCGGGCGCCAACGTGACCGGATTGAACACGCTCATCTCCGGCGCCTACGTCGCCATCGATATCGGCCAGTCGACCAAGAGTATGCGCACCTTCGTGGCGCTCGAAACGCCGCCGGTCGTGACCGGCGAAGTCCGCGGGCGTTTCTTCATCGCGAAGACGCCCGACCTCGGATCGCTCGACAGCGGCACGCCCGTCTTCTTCCGGCGCTTGCAGGTCGGCCAGGTGGCGTCGTACCAACTCGACAAGGACGGCCAAGCGTTGAGCCTCAAGCTGTTCATCAACGCCCCCTACGATCAATACATCACGCCGAACACGCGCTTCTGGCACGCCAGCGGGTTCGACGTATCGCTTTCCGCGGCGGGCCTCACCGTGCAGACGCAGTCGGCGCTGTCGATCTTGATCGGCGGCGTCGCCTTCGAGACGCCGCCGACCGATGGGCTGGCGCCGCCCGCCGAGGAGAACACCGTCTTCACGTTGTTCAACAATCGCGCCGATGCCTTCAAGCTGCCCGCCCACGATCCGCAGACCTTTGTGCTCACCTTCAAGGAATCGGTGCGCGGACTCGCCCCCGGCGCCCCGGTCGAGTTCCACGGGATTGCGATCGGCGAGGTCGCCGAAATCAACGCGCAAATCGACGCGAAGACCTTTGAGTTTTCCGCGCCGGTGACCATCCACTTGGACGCGCAGCGACTCGGGGTCGCGGTACGCGACCTCGCACCCGGCGAAGACATAGGCAGCATTCGCAAGAAACTGATCGACACCTTGGTGTCCAACGGCGCCCGCGCGCAGTTGCGGACGGGCAACCTGCTCACGGGATCTTTGTTCGTGGCGTTCGAGGTCTTTCCGGGCACACCCGCCGTTACCGTGGATTGGTCACGTACGCCGCCGGAGTTGCCGACCGTCCCGGGTGAACTCGCGGCGATCCAGGCCAGCGTCGTGAACATCATCAAGAAACTCGACCAAGTGCCGATCAAGAGCATCGGCGAAGACCTAGAGAAGACGATCGCCGATCTCGATCGCGCGCTGGTGAGCGGCCGCGGCACGCTCGACAACGCCAACAAGTTGATCGAACCGAATTCCGTACTCGGTGCGGAGTTAGGCAACACGCTTCAGGAGGTGAGCCGCGCGGCGCGCTCGGTGCGCGTGCTGGCCGACTACCTCGAGCGTCATCCCGAGTCGCTCATTCGCGGCAAGGCGGAGGAGAAGAAGTGATGGCGAGCCGGATCACGCACGCACTCTCATTGATGTTGGTCGCGGCGGCGGCGGTTGGTTGCAGCGCGTCGGCACCGGCGCGCTTTTACACTCTCGATGCGGCGGCGACGCCGGACAGTGCTCCGGCGGCATCGTATGCCGTACTGGTCGGACCCGTCTCCATCCCCGCATCGGTCGACCGGCCGGAGTTCGTGGTGCAGGTGGCGCCCAACCGGGTCGACGTCGACGAGTTCAATCTCTGGGCGTCGCCGCTGAACGACAGCATCGCCCGCGTCGTCGCCGGCGACCTCGCGGTGTTGCTCGGGACGCCCGACGTCGCCGTTGCCCCGCTCGCGAACTTCAGTCCAGCCTATCGGGTGACGATCAACGTCCAGCGCTTCGAGTCGCTCGCCGGCGAGGCGGCGGTGGTTGAAACGGTGTGGACCGTGCGCGCAACCGCGGGCGGCGAGCCGCGCTCCGGCCGGACACTCGCGCGCGAGCCTTTGCAAGGCAGCGGCTTCGACGCGCTCGCCGCCGCGCACAGCCGCGCGCTCGTGCGCGTGAGTAGCGACATCGCCGCGGCGATCCGGGCCGAAGCCGTCCAGGCTGCGGAGGTCACGAAGGGATCGCACCCCAAGAGTGCCAAGGACCGCAAGGGCGCTCCACAGAAATGAAGTTGCGACGGCTCGACGCGCTGGGCAGGGCCGTAGGGGCCGCGCTTGCCCGGCCCGGCGGGGCGCAGCGAGCAGTGCCCCTACACGAATTCCCGCTTCATCGTCTTCGGGTAGCACAGTTCGTGACCACTTCATGGTGAAAATTTTGTCCGATCAAGACAAAGGAGCGCACCGCCTTACGCTGCACGATGCGCTCTGTGCGAGTTCGGCTCGGTGACGGAATCCTGATGCGACTAACCGAAGCGATCGGCCGTGATCTCCTCGCGCGGCGACACACTGCTCTGCTGCTCGCGATCGTCGGAATGTTCGCGGTGAGGCCGTTCCTCGGCGACACAGGCGCCGCCACCATCGCCTACAGCGTCGCGACCCTGCTCGTGGGACTCGTCGCCATCCTCACCATTCAGGTCGACGATCTGGTAGGTGAACGAGAAAGGCTTCTGCTTCAGCGTCGGAGGAGAAGGTTGGTCGGCTGGGCGCTCGCCGCGTCGGCAGTTACCGAGCGAGTGTGGGCGTTCTTCGCCCCAAGCCCAGAGCTCGTCGTGGTAGGGTCGGTTTCTTGGCTGCTGTTCTTCTCGTACGTTACCTGGAGCCTGTTGCGCAGCTTGCTGAAGCAGCGCGAGGTGACGGGCGAGACCATCACCCTGTCGGTGTCGATCTATCTGCTGCTCGGAATCTGCTGGGGGCTCTTGTACGTCGTGATCTTCGCGCGCCACCCGGAGGCGTTCCAATTCCCGACTCCTACTCCTAGCGATATCGGTGAGGCGTACAGGTTCCCCATCCTCCTTTATTTCAGCTTCACGACCCTATCGACCATCGGTTACGGCGACATCACGCCGCTGACCTTGCAAGCCCGCTACGCGGCGGTCGCCGAGGGGATCACCGGGCAGTTCTATCTGGCGATTCTCGTCGCGCGCTTGGTGGGGATGCAGATGAGCCGCGCCGCAACTCCACCGACGAACCCTCCGGCGCACGATCGGCGAACCGAAGACCCGGATCGATGATCGACAGTGCCGCGCTCCTTCCATGCGGAAGGAGAGTATCTCCGGTCCGCAGCGAGCGCCTGATTTCAGCCCGGGCCTTCAGGCTCGGGGGCAGAACCGTGGCATTGTAGTATGCGAGACTCAGTAGCGATGGAGTCGCCTGCGAATCCGCAAGATGGGCGCGCCGCGCTGGGATGCTCACGATGTCCGCGAGTCGACTCTCCCAGACGCTCGACTTGGCCAAAATACTTGGCTACCATGACGACATGACCAAAGTGAGAATCGGTGAACTACGCGACCGCGTCAGTCATTACGTACGGCGCGCCGAACAAGGCGAAACGATCGTCATCGTCAACCGGACGCGTGAGGTTGCCGTACTTGCCCCGCAGAGTCGGCGCGTTGCCCGTTCGGCTCGACTGCTCGGCTGCCTGAAGGGGACCGCGACCATCCACGGCGACATCGTGGGCCCGGTCATCCCCGGTGACGAGTGGTTTCACTCGTGAACTACTTGCTGGACACGCATGCATGGCTGTGGGGCGTCCTGGGTGATGCGAGGCTCGGTCGGCAAGCTCGACGGGCAGTTGCGTCGGCTGCCGAGCGCACGAAGATCGGCTTGGCCGCGATCTCCCTCAAGGAAGCCGCCTGGCTCCTGGCGCACCAGCGGATCGTGCTCAGCGCACAGGCCAGTGCGTGGCCGGATTGGTTGCGCGCCGCGGCGAGTGCTCCGGGGTTGGAGGTGTTGCCCCTGACGGTGGAGATCGCGATTGCGTCGGAACAGTTGCCCGCATCATTTCCGAAGGACCCAGCCGACCGGCTGATCGTCGCCACCGCGCGCCGTCATGGCCTGACCCTGATTACCGCCGACAGCGCGTTGCGCGGGCAGGCACACGTGCCGACGCTCTGGTAAGCCAGTGGGCGGGGTGAGGCGAGGTTGCGCGCCTGGTGGGGATGCAGATGAGCCGCGCCGCAACTCCGCCGACGAACGCTCCGGCGCACGATCGCCGCGACGCGGCGAAAGGAGAGTAGTCATGTCGCGTGACAAGATGGCCAGCGAGCCTCCGCTGCTTGTCCAGCGTTACGGCGCTGTCGAAACCTTCACCATCAATGACCCGCCACGAAACCGCATGAGCCTCGATTTCATGGACGCGTTGGAGGCAGAGGTCGCCCGCGTTGCACATGACCCGGGTGTACGCACCATCGTCATCCGCGGCTCGGGGGAAGAGAACTTCTCCGTCGGCATGGACCTCAAACAACTTCCGCAGGGTGTCGCGCGCATGGGAAGCCTGGAAGCCGTGTTCGATCAACGCCTGCGCGTCCTGAGCGCCATCGAGAATCTTCCGAAGCCCGTGATTGCGGTTCTCTACGGGTACTGTCTCGGGGGCGGACTCGAACTCCCGCTCGCGTGTCACTTCAGGTTGGCGGCGACGGAAGGAGCTAAGATTGGATTGCCTGAGCTCGACCTGGGCACGGTGCCCGCGTGGGGAGGCAGCGCACGTTTGACGCGCTGCGTGGGACGCGACCACGCGCTGGATATGATTCTGCGGGCAAAGAAGATCTCCGGTCCCGAAGCGCTACGGATTGGTCTCGTCAGCGAAGTCTGGCCACTCAACGAGCTGTTTCAGCGGGCTCACGATCTTGCGCTCGAGTTGGCGGAGATGCCCGCGCTCGCGGTCGCGGGCATGCTTGGTTGCGTCGTCGGCGCTGGCGAGAAGTCCCTCGCCGAAAGCATCGCAGACGAGCGGCAAGCGGTGATGTCGACGATGGGCACGCCCGATCAACGTGAAGGGATGCTGGCGTTCCTCGAGAAGCGAAGGCCTCGCTTCAATCGCGAATCTTAACCTTGATCTGAGTTCACCACGAAGGCACGAAGACTACGAAGGGGGGCGTCGGAAGAGTTCTCGGTCGGCTTGTCGTAACCGCATTGGTAATGCGGTTGGGTTGGGGTTGAACTCATGAAACCTTCTTTCGGCTCCTCTTCGTGCCCTTCGTGTTCTTCGTGGTGAAGGTTTTGGCCGATCAACGTTGGGTCGTATTGTCAGTGCCCGGGTTTTCCCTTCCGCATCTCGGCGGAAAGGGAGTATATGCTGCGCTACGGAAGGGAGGTCTGACTCGATGGGCACACCGGTGAAAGACTGGGCGACCGACTACGACATCTTCGACCCCGGATACGTCGCCGACCCGTTCGGGGTTTGGGGCGATCTGCGACAGAAGTGCCCGGTGGCGCATAGCGACCGCTGGGGTGGATCGTGGTTGCCGACGCGCTACGAAGACGTGTTCGCCATCGCGCGCAACGTCGAGCGCTTCTCTTCGACGGACATCACCGTTGCGCCGACGCTCGATGACGACGACGAGTATGCCGCCGTGAAGTCGCCGCCCATCTCGAGCGATCCACCGGAGCACACGTGGGCGCGACGGCTGATCCTGCCGCTGTTCTCGCCCAAAGCGGTGGAACGCTTCGAGCCGGCGACACGCCAGTTCTGTCGCGCGCTCATCGACCGCTTCATCGCCAGCGGTCGCGCGGATGCCGCCGTCGACTACGCGCAGCAGATCCCCGTGCGCGTGATCGCCAACATGCTCGGTGTCGACGAGTCGATGTCCGACACGTTCACCTACTGGGTGCGCGGCGTCCTCGAACTCGGTCTCACCGACCCGGAGCTGCGCCGCCGTTGCCGACTCGAAGCGCTGCAGTTCCTCATGCAACAGGTCGCCGCGCGCAAGAGCGAGCCGAAGGACGATCTCATCTCGTATCTCCTCGCGCAGCGGGTCGACGGCCAGCCGGTGCCGGACGCGCACGTGCTCGGCACCTGCGGTCTCTTGCTCGTGGCCGGCGTCGACACCACCTGGAGTTCCATCGGCTCCGCGCTCTGGCATTTGGCGACGCATGCCGACGATCGCCGCCGGCTCGCCGCCGATCCGGGGCTATTGCGCACCGCGATGGAGGAGTTCCTGCGCGCGTACTCGCCGGTCACCATGGCCCGCATCGTCAGCGGCGACACCGAATTCCAGGGCACGAGGATGTGTGCGGGTGAACGGGTGTTGATGTCCTTCCCCTCCGCCAATCGCGATCCCACCGTGTTCCCCGACGCCGACAAGGTGCTCATCGATCGCGAACAGAACCGCCACATCGCGTTCGGGGTTGGCATCCACCGCTGCGCCGGATCGAATTTGGCGCGCATGGAAATGCGCGTCGCGCTTGAGGAATGGCTCGCCCGCATTCCGGAGTTCCGCCTGGAGAACGCCAGTGTGGTCACCTGGGCGGGCGGCCAGGTGCGCGGTCCGCGCACGCTGCCGGTGGTGTTCCCATGAAAGTGCGTGTGGATTGCGACCGCTGTCAGGGCCACAGCCGCTGTTACTCGCTAGCGCCCGAACTGTTCGACTCGGACGAACTCGGAAACTCCAAGGAGCGCGGCGACGGGACGGTGCCTCCAGAACTGGAAGTCAAGGCGCGCCTCGCCGAGGCCAACTGCCCGGAACACGCGATCGAGATCGAGGAGTAGGCGAGTATCAGCATTCGGCGAACCGCGGCGCTACTGGCTGGTGTGTGCTGCAATCCCACCAGCAGTACCGCGCCATCTGGGCCATTTGCCTTCGCCCAGGCCGGTGGCCAGCTGCTCTTCTACCTCGTCAGCCAGCTCTACGAGCGCACCTCGGTCATCGTCACCACCAACCTTGCTTTGGGGGAATGGCAGAGTGTCTTCAGTGACGCCAAGATGACCACCGCCCTGCTCGATCGGCTCACCCACCACTGCGACATCATCGAAACCGGGAATGACAACGGGCGATTCAAAACCCGCGAGGACTCTCCCTCACCCACCCGCGTCCGCCCCATCTCCGGCGGCCACGCCGCCTCCGGCGGGGCGACTACTACGGCCAAGACGCGCCACTCGAGGGGGTGAATTTTGAAACCGATTGACAGTCTGACCGCCATCCTCGAAAGTGCAGGGTAAGTGTCAAGCAGGCAAACGAGGGCGCGATGTCGAGCATCCTTTCAATGATCGTTGGAGTGCTGCTGCTGTTGGGCGCAGCCACGCACGTCTACCGCATGTGGCGGCCGTTCGCGTTCATCATCGGTTCGTACGCCGTGCCGCGCTGGTACAGCTTGCCTTTCGCGGTCGGCGAAGCGTATGCCGGCGTGCTGCTGCTCCGCATGGCCTTGGCCTGAATCAGCAACTGCCCCGGAACCGAGATCGAGGAGTAGGCGTCGAGAGTTGTCGGTATTCGCCGAGCCCGCGGCTCTACTTTGCCGCGCCGTCACCCTGGGAAGAGGAGCTGCAACGAAAGCGCTACCGACCAACTCGGTCCGGTGCTCGGGCGCGGTTCGTTGTAGAATGCCTGGCTCGAGACGCTGAGCGAGCGGGTGCCGAGAGTGAATACCTTGCCGAAGCCGCCGCCGAGCGGCAGCGTCCAGCGGTCCGACTGATCGGCGTCCCAGTCCGCCGTCGCCGTCGCGTTGCTTTCGAGGAACCAGCCGCGCGGCAGGTTGTAGGTGAGGAAATACTGGGCGCTGAACACGTTGATCTTCTCGTCTCTCGAACCCGCGAACGACCAAGCATTCTCGAGCAACACTCCGACGGTCCACGGATCGGGCTCCACGAATAGTGCGAGGGCCGGGCCGGCAGCCCAGAGGTTACTGCCCAACTCGTGATTGGTAGCGGTCGGCACATCGATCACCGCCCCGACGCCCCAGATGAGCGTGCCCGTCTGGTTCGGCGTGACGGCGGCGGTGAGGACGGTGTCGCCGAGGCCAGTGACCTGCGCCTCGCCGGGATCGAGGCCGGGCTGCGAGATCAGCGACAGGATCGGGTAGGCGATCAGGCTCCAGTCCTTACCCAGGGGGAGCGGCCAGACGGCCTGCAAGCTTACAACGTTCTGCGACTGGCCGCCGGACGGGAAGGCGAAGTTGACCTGATCCTGAAGCGTGACGGTGCGCAACCCGCTGAGCGGGTTCGCGCGCAGC
This window encodes:
- a CDS encoding arylsulfatase, with translation MVLAVGSARAQQITGVPGAPSTTTTIDGKQLPPPPMRFGGVIKESAKDSTPWWPPRIVPAKGAPNVLLIMTDDQGYGVTGTFGGIIPTPAMDRIAKAGLRYTQFHSTALCSPTRAALITGRNHHSVGYGVIGEMSTGFPGYDSVIGPDSATIGEILKENGYATSWFGKNHNTPTYLYSAAGPFDQWPVGMGFQYFYGFMGGETDQWTPYLYQNTTPITPWVGKKDYNLITDMADEAIKYMSSLNAAAPEQPFFVYYVPGGTHSPHQPTKEWIAKFKGKFDMGWEKLREQIFANQKRLGVIPEGTQLTAWPDGQAEYGGAKLPRWDSLSFLQKKLYAHQAEVFAAYAAYTDHEIGRVIQAVEDMGKLDNTLIIYISGDNGTSAEGTLEGTFNQMTAYNGILTLPEAVQMLHYENWGSDKTYPHMAVGWTWAFDTPFKWTKQIASHFGGTRQGMVVSWPGHIKDAGGVRTQFHHMIDIVPTILEATTIQAPATVNGIAQKPIEGVSMAYTFDAANAKAPSKRDTQYFEMFANRGIYHDGWYACTTPPEAVWLLGTKPLPPVNDYKWELYNIAEDYSQANDLAAKNPDKLKELQAAFLTEAAKYQVFPLDNSTLPRFVTPRPSAVAGRTEFTYIGENANIPVGNAPSILDKDYTITAEVTVPEGGAEGMIVTMGGRFGGYAMFLQKGKPVFVYNLLDLERFRWEGGVGAIVGEDLFGKALEPGKHTLVFDFKYDGPGPGKGGTGVFTVDGKELAKKTLKHTIPIIMAIDETFDVGVDTRTAVDDSYKLPFRFTGTIDKLRFKLGPDQMTEADQKAAAEAVAKAKD
- a CDS encoding paraquat-inducible protein A, whose protein sequence is MFNRPFADTSLLACPQCDLLQRLPHLAPGASARCPRCDEELWRPREDSLNRTLALSVAAVALFALANSTPMLGLNAVGRAASTTVFGGAAQLWQDGQEVVAALVLFSAVIAPALQIGFMLAIVLGAHRARPSRWVGTLLRYHPTARTWSMIEVMMLGVLVALIKIAELATVIPGIALFALGALVFVLAAMQANFDPHEVWHRIEWADTNARHTEW
- a CDS encoding paraquat-inducible protein A codes for the protein MSATVSTAMQHGLQSCERCALLSRPAAGEHDGRCPRCGEELTFRKHESLQRTWAFVIGAAICYIPANILPVLTTTTAAGSDSDTILQGVILLWSPTGWPLSLIVLVASIMIPSAKIIALVYLLVTVQRGSTANNGQRVRMYRVVEFIGRWSMVDVFVDAFTAALVQLQPLMSVAPAPGLFFFAAVVVLTMLAVESFDPRLIWDSLDAKEVRHV
- a CDS encoding MCE family protein; its protein translation is MSDSDAPLPHVPESRALSKKRTRLSLVWFIPIVAAIAGAWVAVVRILGEGPKVEIVFKSAEGLEAGKTKIQYNGVDVGVVTTVRLSDDHSQVITTAQMAPKTEGFLVDDTRFWVVRPRISGANVTGLNTLISGAYVAIDIGQSTKSMRTFVALETPPVVTGEVRGRFFIAKTPDLGSLDSGTPVFFRRLQVGQVASYQLDKDGQALSLKLFINAPYDQYITPNTRFWHASGFDVSLSAAGLTVQTQSALSILIGGVAFETPPTDGLAPPAEENTVFTLFNNRADAFKLPAHDPQTFVLTFKESVRGLAPGAPVEFHGIAIGEVAEINAQIDAKTFEFSAPVTIHLDAQRLGVAVRDLAPGEDIGSIRKKLIDTLVSNGARAQLRTGNLLTGSLFVAFEVFPGTPAVTVDWSRTPPELPTVPGELAAIQASVVNIIKKLDQVPIKSIGEDLEKTIADLDRALVSGRGTLDNANKLIEPNSVLGAELGNTLQEVSRAARSVRVLADYLERHPESLIRGKAEEKK
- a CDS encoding membrane integrity-associated transporter subunit PqiC gives rise to the protein MASRITHALSLMLVAAAAVGCSASAPARFYTLDAAATPDSAPAASYAVLVGPVSIPASVDRPEFVVQVAPNRVDVDEFNLWASPLNDSIARVVAGDLAVLLGTPDVAVAPLANFSPAYRVTINVQRFESLAGEAAVVETVWTVRATAGGEPRSGRTLAREPLQGSGFDALAAAHSRALVRVSSDIAAAIRAEAVQAAEVTKGSHPKSAKDRKGAPQK
- a CDS encoding two pore domain potassium channel family protein gives rise to the protein MRLTEAIGRDLLARRHTALLLAIVGMFAVRPFLGDTGAATIAYSVATLLVGLVAILTIQVDDLVGERERLLLQRRRRRLVGWALAASAVTERVWAFFAPSPELVVVGSVSWLLFFSYVTWSLLRSLLKQREVTGETITLSVSIYLLLGICWGLLYVVIFARHPEAFQFPTPTPSDIGEAYRFPILLYFSFTTLSTIGYGDITPLTLQARYAAVAEGITGQFYLAILVARLVGMQMSRAATPPTNPPAHDRRTEDPDR
- a CDS encoding type II toxin-antitoxin system prevent-host-death family antitoxin, which translates into the protein MTKVRIGELRDRVSHYVRRAEQGETIVIVNRTREVAVLAPQSRRVARSARLLGCLKGTATIHGDIVGPVIPGDEWFHS
- a CDS encoding type II toxin-antitoxin system VapC family toxin, with translation MNYLLDTHAWLWGVLGDARLGRQARRAVASAAERTKIGLAAISLKEAAWLLAHQRIVLSAQASAWPDWLRAAASAPGLEVLPLTVEIAIASEQLPASFPKDPADRLIVATARRHGLTLITADSALRGQAHVPTLW
- a CDS encoding enoyl-CoA hydratase/isomerase family protein; this encodes MASEPPLLVQRYGAVETFTINDPPRNRMSLDFMDALEAEVARVAHDPGVRTIVIRGSGEENFSVGMDLKQLPQGVARMGSLEAVFDQRLRVLSAIENLPKPVIAVLYGYCLGGGLELPLACHFRLAATEGAKIGLPELDLGTVPAWGGSARLTRCVGRDHALDMILRAKKISGPEALRIGLVSEVWPLNELFQRAHDLALELAEMPALAVAGMLGCVVGAGEKSLAESIADERQAVMSTMGTPDQREGMLAFLEKRRPRFNRES
- a CDS encoding cytochrome P450, with the translated sequence MGTPVKDWATDYDIFDPGYVADPFGVWGDLRQKCPVAHSDRWGGSWLPTRYEDVFAIARNVERFSSTDITVAPTLDDDDEYAAVKSPPISSDPPEHTWARRLILPLFSPKAVERFEPATRQFCRALIDRFIASGRADAAVDYAQQIPVRVIANMLGVDESMSDTFTYWVRGVLELGLTDPELRRRCRLEALQFLMQQVAARKSEPKDDLISYLLAQRVDGQPVPDAHVLGTCGLLLVAGVDTTWSSIGSALWHLATHADDRRRLAADPGLLRTAMEEFLRAYSPVTMARIVSGDTEFQGTRMCAGERVLMSFPSANRDPTVFPDADKVLIDREQNRHIAFGVGIHRCAGSNLARMEMRVALEEWLARIPEFRLENASVVTWAGGQVRGPRTLPVVFP
- a CDS encoding ferredoxin, translating into MKVRVDCDRCQGHSRCYSLAPELFDSDELGNSKERGDGTVPPELEVKARLAEANCPEHAIEIEE